One stretch of Arachis duranensis cultivar V14167 chromosome 1, aradu.V14167.gnm2.J7QH, whole genome shotgun sequence DNA includes these proteins:
- the LOC107482835 gene encoding probable disease resistance protein At5g66900 isoform X2, with protein sequence MGGATAQQQELENIMEKVKDAQRCKQTRRILKSTLKGSKSLVYEIKQYNNDLDQPRDEIKALIKENGAAQDSESPCCNCFSSCSLWFGKCFFHIPFYRIRSVRSERNSYCDAKEMLLNVRDVLELLSRQNIEKRLSGGSIKRRPCGFPEKPGFTVGLDEPLRRLKVEVLMEGVSVIVLTGLGGSGKTTLATMLCFDEQVKDKFNENILFVTFSKNPKLKTIVERLFEQCGYQVPEFKSDNDAVNQMVVLLRHIGTRPTLLVLDDVWPGSESLVEKFQIQMSQYKILVTSRVAFPRFASHFILKPLNQEDALTLFRHYALLERSCSDIPNEDIVQKVVSGCKGSPLTIMVMARSLSRQPYGFWLKIVEKLSQGHSILDSNAELVNCLQKILEVLQNKPFIKECFMDLGLFPEDQRIPVTALIDIWKELYGLDDDGQEAMTIINILDSMNLVKLSVARKSVCGVDNYYYNNHFLVLHDLVRELAIYQSNQEPIERRQRLMIDVNENASQRWLGKKQKGMMMSRISSYLRRCVKQKAVQVTVRTLSISTDEAYPSLLSNVKTDETEVLIVDLRTKQYSFPESIEKMNKLKVIIVTNYGFHPSELNNFEKLSSLSNLRRIRLERISAPPLVILKNLRKISLYMCNMTRVFQNGNIPISEAFPNLIELSIDYCKDMFKLPNELCDITPLKNISITNCHKFNALPQDIGKLSKLELLRLSCCTDLQGLPNSIGRLSILRLLDISNCMNLPDLPEDIGNLRSLRNLYMTGCSNCELPFSVAKLENLKVICDEETAASWEAFMPMIPNLKVEVPQVDVNLNWLHPLSS encoded by the exons ATGGGAGGAGCCACCGCGCAACAGCAGGAGTTAGAGAACATAATGGAAAAAGTCAAAGATGCCCAAAGATGCAAACAAACCAGGCGGATCCTAAAGTCAACCCTAAAGGGTTCAAAGTCTCTTGTGTACGAAATCAAGCAATATAACAACGACCTTGATCAACCAAGAGATGAAATTAAAGCTCTGATCAAAGAAAATGGTGCAGCTCAAGATTCAGAATCGCCATGCTGCAATTGCTTCTCGTCTTGTTCCCTTTGGTTTGGTAAGTGCTTCTTTCATATCCCTTTCTACAGGATAAGATCGGTGCGGAGCGAGAGGAACAGTTATTGTGATGCGAAGGAGATGCTTCTGAATGTTAGGGACGTTCTTGAACTTCTTAGTAGACAGAATATCGAGAAGAGGCTTAGCGGCGGTTCGATTAAGCGTCGTCCTTGTGGTTTTCCTGAGAAACCGGGTTTTACTGTTGGATTGGATGAGCCTTTGAGGAGGCTGAAGGTGGAGGTTCTGATGGAGGGCGTTTCGGTAATTGTATTGACTGGACTTGGTGGTTCTGGAAAGACTACTCTGGCTACAATGCTCTGTTTTGATGAACAAGTCAAAG ATAAATTCAATGAAAATATATTGTTTGTCACCTTCTcaaaaaatcccaagttgaagaCCATTGTAGAGAGACTATTTGAACAATGTGGATATCAAGTGCCTGAGTTTAAAAGCGACAATGATGCAGTTAACCAAATGGTAGTTTTATTGAGGCATATTGGGACAAGAccgacattgttggtccttgaCGATGTTTGGCCTGGCTCAGAATCCCTTGttgaaaaatttcaaattcaaatgtcACAGTACAAGATTCTAGTGACTTCAAGGGTTGCATTTCCTAGATTCGCCTCTCACTTTATCCTAAAACCACTTAATCAAGAAGATGCATTGACGCTTTTCCGTCACTATGCTTTATTGGAAAGAAGCTGCTCAGATATACCAAATGAAGATATTGTCCAAAAG GTTGTAAGTGGTTGCAAGGGTTCACCTCTTACTATTATGGTGATGGCTAGATCCCTCAGTCGTCAACCTTATGGGTTTTGGCTCAAGATAGTAGAGAAATTGTCACAAGGTCATTCAATACTTGATTCTAATGCTGAATTGGTAAACTGTCTACAAAAGATCTTAGAAGTATTGCAGAATAAGCCCTTCATAAAGGAGTGTTTCATGGACCTAGGGTTATTCCCCGAAGATCAAAGAATCCCTGTCACTGCTCTCATTGATATATGGAAAGAATTGTATGGACTGGACGATGATGGCCAAGAAGCAATGACCATCATCAATATATTGGACTCCATGAATTTGGTTAAGCTCTCAGTAGCAAG GAAAAGTGTTTGTGGTGTAGACAATTACTATTACAATAACCACTTCCTCGTCCTACATGATCTTGTAAGAGAACTTGCAATTTATCAAAGCAATCAAGAACCAATTGAACGTAGACAGAGACTGATGATTGATGTGAATGAAAATGCTAGCCAACGGTGGCTCGGTAAGAAGCAGAAAGGCATGATGATGTCCCGCATTTCAAGTTATCTGAGACGGTGTGTTAAACAGAAGGCAGTACAAGTCACTGTCCGCACATTATCAATATCAACTG ATGAAGCTTACCCTTCACTCTTGTCCAATGTGAAAACAGATGAAACTGAGGTTTTGATTGTTGATCTCCGAACAAAACAGTACTCGTTCCCAGAATCGATTGAAAAAATGAACAAACTAAAAGTTATCATTGTTACAAATTATGGTTTCCATCCATCTGAACTGAACAATTTTGAGAAACTCAGTTCCTTATCAAACCTGAGAAGAATCAGATTAGAGAGAATTTCTGCTCCTCCGCTTGTCATATTGAAGAATCTAAGAAAAATATCCCTCTACATGTGTAATATGACTCGGGTTTTCCAAAATGGCAACATCCCAATTTCGGAAGCATTTCCAAATCTAATCGAATTGAGCATTGACTACTGCAAAGATATGTTTAAATTGCCTAATGAGTTGTGTGATATTACCCCACTAAAGAATATCAGTATTACAAATTGTCACAAGTTTAATGCACTTCCCCAAGACATTGGAAAGTTATCAAAGCTGGAACTTCTAAGGCTTAGTTGTTGTACTGATTTGCAAGGGTTACCGAATTCAATTGGAAGGCTGTCGATTCTGCGTCTTCTTGACATCTCAAACTGCATGAACCTTCCAGATTTACCAGAGGACATTGGAAATCTGCGTAGTCTGAGAAACCTTTACATGACAGGTTGTTCAAATTGCGAATTGCCGTTCTCTGTCGCCAAACTTGAGAATTTAAAAGTCATATGTGATGAAGAAACTGCTGCTTCATGGGAAGCTTTCATGCCAATGATTCCGAATCTAAAGGTAGAGGTGCCTCAAGTTGACGTCAACTTAAATTGGCTTCACCCACTTAGCTCCTAA